Proteins from a genomic interval of Medicago truncatula cultivar Jemalong A17 chromosome 3, MtrunA17r5.0-ANR, whole genome shotgun sequence:
- the LOC11418016 gene encoding 3-ketoacyl-CoA synthase 5, with amino-acid sequence MFHFLFLCFLLLSFFVKHFLSKPSPIYLVDFSCLKPPRCCRVPFSAFIENASLIESCFDSESIDYMKKVLYSSGQSEDTCLPPSLHYIPPKTKTIESIKEAHMVLFPIMDDLFAKTNILPIDIDMLILNCSGFCPSPSLTAIVVNKYCMRSDIKSYNVSGMGCSASAICIDLAHNLLRVHKNANVIVLSTEILSNGWYPGKERSKLHLNCTFRMGSAAILLSNKKEASKTAKYKLVRSLRTQRAFDDKAYFSCRREEDSDGKLGVTLNKDVAQAAGETLLSNISTLGSEILPLSEKFWYVVSMIKERFIKSEGIYVPDFKTVIQHFILPSPGRGVIRGVGKRLKLGERDMEAALMTLHRFGNQSSSSLWYELAYLEAKEKVQKGDNIWLLGIGSGTKCCSVVLKCNRPKLGESNKGPWSDCIHQYPISTFN; translated from the coding sequence ATGTTCCATTTTTTGTTCCTATGTTTTCTCCTACTTTCATTCTTTGTAAAACACTTTCTCTCAAAGCCTTCTCCTATTTACCTTGTTGATTTCTCATGTCTTAAACCACCAAGATGTTGTAGGGTACCTTTCTCGGCGTTTATTGAAAATGCTTCTCTGATTGAATCATGTTTTGACAGTGAAAGCATAGATTACATGAAAAAAGTCCTTTATTCTTCAGGCCAAAGTGAAGATACTTGTCTCCCTCCTTCCTTGCACTACATTCCACCAAAAACCAAAACTATTGAATCCATCAAAGAGGCTCACATGGTTCTTTTCCCTATCATGGATGATCTTTTCGCAAAAACCAATATTTTACCTATCGATATAGACATGCTTATCTTAAATTGCAGTGGCTTTTGTCCCTCACCTTCTTTAACAGCTATTGTTGTTAACAAATATTGTATGAGAAGTGACATTAAAAGCTATAATGTCTCTGGTATGGGGTGCAGTGCTAGTGCTATTTGTATTGATTTAGCTCATAATCTTCTCCGAGTTCACAAAAATGCTAATGTTATTGTTCTAAGCACAGAGATTCTGTCAAATGGTTGGTATCCCGGTAAAGAAAGATCAAAGTTGCATCTTAACTGTACCTTTAGAATGGGAAGTGCAGCAATTCTTctctcaaacaaaaaagaagcaaGTAAAACCGCAAAATACAAGTTAGTTAGGTCGCTTAGAACACAAAGAGCCTTTGATGACAAGGCTTATTTTTCTTGTAGAAGGGAAGAAGATTCAGATGGAAAACTTGGGGTGACACTCAATAAAGACGTAGCTCAGGCAGCTGGTGAAACACTCCTTTCAAATATTTCCACTTTAGGTTCGGAAATATTGCCACTTTCAGAGAAGTTTTGGTATGTTGTTTCCATGATAAAAGAGAGGTTTATAAAATCTGAGGGAATATATGTGCCTGATTTTAAGACTGTGATACAACATTTCATATTGCCTTCTCCAGGGAGGGGAGTGATTAGAGGGGTAGGAAAAAGGTTGAAACTTGGTGAGAGAGATATGGAAGCTGCTTTGATGACACTACATAGGTTTGGAAACCAATCTTCTTCATCGCTATGGTATGAACTTGCTTACTTGGAAGCCAAGGAAAAAGTGCAGAAAGGTGACAACATTTGGCTACTTGGAATTGGAAGTGGGACTAAGTGTTGCAGTGTAGTTTTGAAGTGTAATAGACCAAAACTTGGAGAGTCTAATAAGGGACCATGGTCTGATTGCATCCATCAATACCCAATATCAACtttcaattaa
- the LOC11426584 gene encoding serine/threonine-protein kinase MPS1 isoform X1: MDGKSNLPIKSDSSSPPDFLRHVQAALKRHRPLGTGQSNIIRPRRTILRQPTHDLISNTNIDSPETSTVIAPSQYANVPNKVPQGASDEKAIELENLSSYMSSLGFTEMEYIEGNRAEASIGLQDDLKQPKIQQVEPDFSLRSDGGMSCSMLPRRATVTRDDLQQFRNFLSQPATQSSVVGPSCATTTSVHSTSAPMMNSTTRLHLDSGSRVGAEPLGEIGVYPIAERVMESENTEASGEKDNKMSVDKAATAVQASDSCVGAELASKESDQSKKHQECMLKETGNLKYASSDVDKLTDGKEPVDVAHVRCQAPVPKTSFLDVKSEYSKLEKPEKAASSKGSSVSKKRSYDPDLFFKVNGKLYQRLGKIGSGGSSEVHKVISSDCRIYALKKIKLRGRDYATAFGFCQEIEYLNRLRGKDNIIQLIDYEVTDKALLEQVMKGSLSNKDGRVKDDGYIYMVLEYGEIDLAHMLSQKWKELDGSNETINENWLRFYWQQILQAVNTIHEERIVHSDLKPANFLLVKGSLKLIDFGIAKAIMSDTTNIQRESQVGTLSYMSPEAFMCNETDANGNIIKCGRPSDIWSLGCILYQMVYGRTPFSEYKTFWAKFKVITDPNHEIKYEPLSNPWLVDLMKRCLAWDRNQRWRIPQLLQHPFLAPHVLPHPTLSQDSSSCKFVQLIAETCTYDPEASKLCQQLQRLLVDPIELTTHSLNSRDQQRTLLSQMSDLCIQLRERLIDTDVKY, encoded by the exons ATGGATGGGAAGTCTAACCTTCCGATCAAGTCTGATTCTTCTTCCCCACCGGACTTCCTCCGCCACGTTCAAGCCGCCTTGAAGCGTCACCGTCCTCTCG GTACAGGGCAATCCAATATCATTAGGCCAAGACGCACGATTCTTCGTCAACCAACACATGATTTGAtctcaaacacaaacattgATTCACCTGAAACTAGCACTGTTATTGCTCCTTCTCAATATGCAAATGTTCCCAATAAAGTTCCACAgg GGGCCAGTGATGAAAAGGCCATTGAGTTGGAGAATTTATCTTCTTATATGAGTTCACTTGGATTCACAGAAATGGAGTATATAGAAGGAAACCGAGCGGAAGCTTCGATTGGATTACAGGATGATTTAAAGCAACCCAAAATTCAGCAGGTTGAGCCTGATTTCAGTTTGAGATCCGATGGGGGAATGAGTTGCTCTATGTTGCCGAGGAGAGCTACGGTTACACGGGATGATTTACAGCAGTTTAGGAACTTTCTAAGTCAGCCAGCGACACAGTCTTCGGTTGTGGGACCTTCATGTGCGACAACTACCTCGGTTCATTCAACTTCAGCTCCCATGATGAATTCAACAACCCGTTTGCATCTAGATAGTGGCTCGCGCGTGGGTGCTGAACCTTTGGGAGAGATTGGTGTTTATCCTATAGCTGAAAGAGTTATGGAATCAGAAAATACAGAAGCTTCTGGtgaaaaagacaataaaatgtCAGTTGATAAGGCTGCAACTGCGGTGCAAGCTTCTGATTCTTGTGTCGGTGCCGAGTTGGCATCTAAAGAGAGTGATCAATCAAAGAAGCACCAAGAATGCATGTTAAAAGAAACTGGCAATTTGAAATATGCTTCTTCTGATGTTGACAAGTTAACCGACGGGAAAGAGCCTGTAGATGTTGCCCACGTACGGTGTCAGGCTCCAGTGCCCAAAACATCATTTTTGGATGTGAAATCTGAATATTCTAAGTtagaaaaaccagagaaggCTGCAAGTAGTAAAGGTTCATCGGTCTCTAAGAAAAGGTCTTATGATCCTGATTTATTTTTCAAGGTTAATGGAAAGCTTTATCAACGTCTTGGCAAGATAGGTAGTGGTGGAAGCAGTGAGGTGCACAAGGTGATTTCATCAGATTGTAGGATATATGCACTTAAGAAGATCAAACTCAGGGGTCGTGATTATGCTACTGCTTTTGGATTTTGTCAAGAGATCGAATATCTAAATAGGCTGAGAGGAAAGGATAATATCATACAGCTTATAGATTATGAG GTTACTGACAAGGCTTTGCTTGAACAAGTCATGAAAGGCTCTCTTAGTAATAAGGATGGCCGAGTCAAGGATGATGGATATATATACATGGTACTTGAATATGGCGAAATTGATTTAGCTCACATGTTGTCCCAGAAGTGGAAGGAGTTGGATGGATCCAACGAGACCATAAATGAGAACTGGCTTCGATTTTACTGGCAG CAAATTCTTCAAGCTGTCAATACTATTCACGAGGAACGTATTGTGCACTCTGACTTGAAGCCTGCTAACTTCCTCCTCGTCAAGGGTTCCCTAAAACTGATTGATTTTGGTATAGCCAAAGCAATAATGAGCGATACTACTAATATCCAACGAGAATCACAG GTTGGTACTCTGAGTTACATGTCTCCGGAAGCATTTATGTGTAATGAGACTGATGCGAACGGAAACATCATCAAGTGTGGTCGGCCGTCAGATATCTGGTCTTTGGGATGCATCCTTTATCAAATGGTATATGGGAGAACCCCCTTTTCAGAATACAAGACATTTTGGGCCAAATTTAAAGTTATAACAGATCCAAATCATGAAATTAAGTATGAACCACTTTCAAATCCATGGCTAGTAGATCTTATGAAGAGGTGTCTAGCATGGGATCGCAATCAAAGGTGGAGAATTCCTCAGTTACTCCAACATCCTTTTCTTGCACCTCATGTACTGCCTCATCCAACTTTGTCCCAAGACAGCAGCAGCTGTAAATTTGTACAACTTATTGCTGAAACTTGTACATATGACCCTGAAGCATCCAAACTTTGTCAGCAGCTCCAACGTCTTCTTGTTGACCCAATTGAGTTAACGACTCACTCACTAAACTCACGAGATCAACAAAGAACATTGTTGTCCCAAATGTCTGATCTCTGTATTCAGCTGCGGGAACGTTTGATAGATACTGATGTCAAATATTAG
- the LOC11426584 gene encoding serine/threonine-protein kinase MPS1 isoform X3: protein MDGKSNLPIKSDSSSPPDFLRHVQAALKRHRPLGTGQSNIIRPRRTILRQPTHDLISNTNIDSPETSTVIAPSQYANVPNKVPQEMEYIEGNRAEASIGLQDDLKQPKIQQVEPDFSLRSDGGMSCSMLPRRATVTRDDLQQFRNFLSQPATQSSVVGPSCATTTSVHSTSAPMMNSTTRLHLDSGSRVGAEPLGEIGVYPIAERVMESENTEASGEKDNKMSVDKAATAVQASDSCVGAELASKESDQSKKHQECMLKETGNLKYASSDVDKLTDGKEPVDVAHVRCQAPVPKTSFLDVKSEYSKLEKPEKAASSKGSSVSKKRSYDPDLFFKVNGKLYQRLGKIGSGGSSEVHKVISSDCRIYALKKIKLRGRDYATAFGFCQEIEYLNRLRGKDNIIQLIDYEVTDKALLEQVMKGSLSNKDGRVKDDGYIYMVLEYGEIDLAHMLSQKWKELDGSNETINENWLRFYWQQILQAVNTIHEERIVHSDLKPANFLLVKGSLKLIDFGIAKAIMSDTTNIQRESQVGTLSYMSPEAFMCNETDANGNIIKCGRPSDIWSLGCILYQMVYGRTPFSEYKTFWAKFKVITDPNHEIKYEPLSNPWLVDLMKRCLAWDRNQRWRIPQLLQHPFLAPHVLPHPTLSQDSSSCKFVQLIAETCTYDPEASKLCQQLQRLLVDPIELTTHSLNSRDQQRTLLSQMSDLCIQLRERLIDTDVKY from the exons ATGGATGGGAAGTCTAACCTTCCGATCAAGTCTGATTCTTCTTCCCCACCGGACTTCCTCCGCCACGTTCAAGCCGCCTTGAAGCGTCACCGTCCTCTCG GTACAGGGCAATCCAATATCATTAGGCCAAGACGCACGATTCTTCGTCAACCAACACATGATTTGAtctcaaacacaaacattgATTCACCTGAAACTAGCACTGTTATTGCTCCTTCTCAATATGCAAATGTTCCCAATAAAGTTCCACAgg AAATGGAGTATATAGAAGGAAACCGAGCGGAAGCTTCGATTGGATTACAGGATGATTTAAAGCAACCCAAAATTCAGCAGGTTGAGCCTGATTTCAGTTTGAGATCCGATGGGGGAATGAGTTGCTCTATGTTGCCGAGGAGAGCTACGGTTACACGGGATGATTTACAGCAGTTTAGGAACTTTCTAAGTCAGCCAGCGACACAGTCTTCGGTTGTGGGACCTTCATGTGCGACAACTACCTCGGTTCATTCAACTTCAGCTCCCATGATGAATTCAACAACCCGTTTGCATCTAGATAGTGGCTCGCGCGTGGGTGCTGAACCTTTGGGAGAGATTGGTGTTTATCCTATAGCTGAAAGAGTTATGGAATCAGAAAATACAGAAGCTTCTGGtgaaaaagacaataaaatgtCAGTTGATAAGGCTGCAACTGCGGTGCAAGCTTCTGATTCTTGTGTCGGTGCCGAGTTGGCATCTAAAGAGAGTGATCAATCAAAGAAGCACCAAGAATGCATGTTAAAAGAAACTGGCAATTTGAAATATGCTTCTTCTGATGTTGACAAGTTAACCGACGGGAAAGAGCCTGTAGATGTTGCCCACGTACGGTGTCAGGCTCCAGTGCCCAAAACATCATTTTTGGATGTGAAATCTGAATATTCTAAGTtagaaaaaccagagaaggCTGCAAGTAGTAAAGGTTCATCGGTCTCTAAGAAAAGGTCTTATGATCCTGATTTATTTTTCAAGGTTAATGGAAAGCTTTATCAACGTCTTGGCAAGATAGGTAGTGGTGGAAGCAGTGAGGTGCACAAGGTGATTTCATCAGATTGTAGGATATATGCACTTAAGAAGATCAAACTCAGGGGTCGTGATTATGCTACTGCTTTTGGATTTTGTCAAGAGATCGAATATCTAAATAGGCTGAGAGGAAAGGATAATATCATACAGCTTATAGATTATGAG GTTACTGACAAGGCTTTGCTTGAACAAGTCATGAAAGGCTCTCTTAGTAATAAGGATGGCCGAGTCAAGGATGATGGATATATATACATGGTACTTGAATATGGCGAAATTGATTTAGCTCACATGTTGTCCCAGAAGTGGAAGGAGTTGGATGGATCCAACGAGACCATAAATGAGAACTGGCTTCGATTTTACTGGCAG CAAATTCTTCAAGCTGTCAATACTATTCACGAGGAACGTATTGTGCACTCTGACTTGAAGCCTGCTAACTTCCTCCTCGTCAAGGGTTCCCTAAAACTGATTGATTTTGGTATAGCCAAAGCAATAATGAGCGATACTACTAATATCCAACGAGAATCACAG GTTGGTACTCTGAGTTACATGTCTCCGGAAGCATTTATGTGTAATGAGACTGATGCGAACGGAAACATCATCAAGTGTGGTCGGCCGTCAGATATCTGGTCTTTGGGATGCATCCTTTATCAAATGGTATATGGGAGAACCCCCTTTTCAGAATACAAGACATTTTGGGCCAAATTTAAAGTTATAACAGATCCAAATCATGAAATTAAGTATGAACCACTTTCAAATCCATGGCTAGTAGATCTTATGAAGAGGTGTCTAGCATGGGATCGCAATCAAAGGTGGAGAATTCCTCAGTTACTCCAACATCCTTTTCTTGCACCTCATGTACTGCCTCATCCAACTTTGTCCCAAGACAGCAGCAGCTGTAAATTTGTACAACTTATTGCTGAAACTTGTACATATGACCCTGAAGCATCCAAACTTTGTCAGCAGCTCCAACGTCTTCTTGTTGACCCAATTGAGTTAACGACTCACTCACTAAACTCACGAGATCAACAAAGAACATTGTTGTCCCAAATGTCTGATCTCTGTATTCAGCTGCGGGAACGTTTGATAGATACTGATGTCAAATATTAG
- the LOC11426584 gene encoding serine/threonine-protein kinase MPS1 isoform X2 — protein sequence MDGKSNLPIKSDSSSPPDFLRHVQAALKRHRPLGQSNIIRPRRTILRQPTHDLISNTNIDSPETSTVIAPSQYANVPNKVPQGASDEKAIELENLSSYMSSLGFTEMEYIEGNRAEASIGLQDDLKQPKIQQVEPDFSLRSDGGMSCSMLPRRATVTRDDLQQFRNFLSQPATQSSVVGPSCATTTSVHSTSAPMMNSTTRLHLDSGSRVGAEPLGEIGVYPIAERVMESENTEASGEKDNKMSVDKAATAVQASDSCVGAELASKESDQSKKHQECMLKETGNLKYASSDVDKLTDGKEPVDVAHVRCQAPVPKTSFLDVKSEYSKLEKPEKAASSKGSSVSKKRSYDPDLFFKVNGKLYQRLGKIGSGGSSEVHKVISSDCRIYALKKIKLRGRDYATAFGFCQEIEYLNRLRGKDNIIQLIDYEVTDKALLEQVMKGSLSNKDGRVKDDGYIYMVLEYGEIDLAHMLSQKWKELDGSNETINENWLRFYWQQILQAVNTIHEERIVHSDLKPANFLLVKGSLKLIDFGIAKAIMSDTTNIQRESQVGTLSYMSPEAFMCNETDANGNIIKCGRPSDIWSLGCILYQMVYGRTPFSEYKTFWAKFKVITDPNHEIKYEPLSNPWLVDLMKRCLAWDRNQRWRIPQLLQHPFLAPHVLPHPTLSQDSSSCKFVQLIAETCTYDPEASKLCQQLQRLLVDPIELTTHSLNSRDQQRTLLSQMSDLCIQLRERLIDTDVKY from the exons ATGGATGGGAAGTCTAACCTTCCGATCAAGTCTGATTCTTCTTCCCCACCGGACTTCCTCCGCCACGTTCAAGCCGCCTTGAAGCGTCACCGTCCTCTCG GGCAATCCAATATCATTAGGCCAAGACGCACGATTCTTCGTCAACCAACACATGATTTGAtctcaaacacaaacattgATTCACCTGAAACTAGCACTGTTATTGCTCCTTCTCAATATGCAAATGTTCCCAATAAAGTTCCACAgg GGGCCAGTGATGAAAAGGCCATTGAGTTGGAGAATTTATCTTCTTATATGAGTTCACTTGGATTCACAGAAATGGAGTATATAGAAGGAAACCGAGCGGAAGCTTCGATTGGATTACAGGATGATTTAAAGCAACCCAAAATTCAGCAGGTTGAGCCTGATTTCAGTTTGAGATCCGATGGGGGAATGAGTTGCTCTATGTTGCCGAGGAGAGCTACGGTTACACGGGATGATTTACAGCAGTTTAGGAACTTTCTAAGTCAGCCAGCGACACAGTCTTCGGTTGTGGGACCTTCATGTGCGACAACTACCTCGGTTCATTCAACTTCAGCTCCCATGATGAATTCAACAACCCGTTTGCATCTAGATAGTGGCTCGCGCGTGGGTGCTGAACCTTTGGGAGAGATTGGTGTTTATCCTATAGCTGAAAGAGTTATGGAATCAGAAAATACAGAAGCTTCTGGtgaaaaagacaataaaatgtCAGTTGATAAGGCTGCAACTGCGGTGCAAGCTTCTGATTCTTGTGTCGGTGCCGAGTTGGCATCTAAAGAGAGTGATCAATCAAAGAAGCACCAAGAATGCATGTTAAAAGAAACTGGCAATTTGAAATATGCTTCTTCTGATGTTGACAAGTTAACCGACGGGAAAGAGCCTGTAGATGTTGCCCACGTACGGTGTCAGGCTCCAGTGCCCAAAACATCATTTTTGGATGTGAAATCTGAATATTCTAAGTtagaaaaaccagagaaggCTGCAAGTAGTAAAGGTTCATCGGTCTCTAAGAAAAGGTCTTATGATCCTGATTTATTTTTCAAGGTTAATGGAAAGCTTTATCAACGTCTTGGCAAGATAGGTAGTGGTGGAAGCAGTGAGGTGCACAAGGTGATTTCATCAGATTGTAGGATATATGCACTTAAGAAGATCAAACTCAGGGGTCGTGATTATGCTACTGCTTTTGGATTTTGTCAAGAGATCGAATATCTAAATAGGCTGAGAGGAAAGGATAATATCATACAGCTTATAGATTATGAG GTTACTGACAAGGCTTTGCTTGAACAAGTCATGAAAGGCTCTCTTAGTAATAAGGATGGCCGAGTCAAGGATGATGGATATATATACATGGTACTTGAATATGGCGAAATTGATTTAGCTCACATGTTGTCCCAGAAGTGGAAGGAGTTGGATGGATCCAACGAGACCATAAATGAGAACTGGCTTCGATTTTACTGGCAG CAAATTCTTCAAGCTGTCAATACTATTCACGAGGAACGTATTGTGCACTCTGACTTGAAGCCTGCTAACTTCCTCCTCGTCAAGGGTTCCCTAAAACTGATTGATTTTGGTATAGCCAAAGCAATAATGAGCGATACTACTAATATCCAACGAGAATCACAG GTTGGTACTCTGAGTTACATGTCTCCGGAAGCATTTATGTGTAATGAGACTGATGCGAACGGAAACATCATCAAGTGTGGTCGGCCGTCAGATATCTGGTCTTTGGGATGCATCCTTTATCAAATGGTATATGGGAGAACCCCCTTTTCAGAATACAAGACATTTTGGGCCAAATTTAAAGTTATAACAGATCCAAATCATGAAATTAAGTATGAACCACTTTCAAATCCATGGCTAGTAGATCTTATGAAGAGGTGTCTAGCATGGGATCGCAATCAAAGGTGGAGAATTCCTCAGTTACTCCAACATCCTTTTCTTGCACCTCATGTACTGCCTCATCCAACTTTGTCCCAAGACAGCAGCAGCTGTAAATTTGTACAACTTATTGCTGAAACTTGTACATATGACCCTGAAGCATCCAAACTTTGTCAGCAGCTCCAACGTCTTCTTGTTGACCCAATTGAGTTAACGACTCACTCACTAAACTCACGAGATCAACAAAGAACATTGTTGTCCCAAATGTCTGATCTCTGTATTCAGCTGCGGGAACGTTTGATAGATACTGATGTCAAATATTAG